The genomic stretch CGATAGTGGTGCTGGGCTGGCTCAGTGGCCGAACGTGTCATCAGTCCCGCATTAGGGTAGAGCACAGCACGAGCAAAACTCCCCCCGGGTTGCTCCCTATGACCGTACCGGGCGGTGGCGGCTAATTTATGCTCTGCGTTAGAAGTGCGGGAAGTCGAGTCCGGATGATGCCGATAGATAAGGTAATGGTTCGTGAAATAAGCGCTCGTTTTCGAACTTTAAAGCTTTACACGAATTTCTGCTGCTCCCATTGGAGTCTATAAATCTCGGCTGCTTCCCCGGCTCTGATGACTGTTGGTTTGCTTTTATCACCATCAGTTGACCCGCAGGGCTGAGTCACATCGTCCGGATGAAACCCGTGCAACAAATGAGAATTGAATCTGCCAGTCTGTTTCCTGAGCACGTTCCGATACTGATAATTTCAACAGAATGAGTTGAGCGCTATCAGTTGACAGCTTGGAAGCTGTGTCGTATCCTGGTTGAGTGTCCCGGCGGCACTAACAGTAACGCAAGCGACGTGTACGGACGAGGTGAGGGATTGTTTATTGCAGTGCATTTAATGCAAATGAATCAATCGATCAAAGAGCAAAAATGATGCAGCAACGTAGGGGTAGAGGATGTTCAGTTGAAATGTTGAGCAACGGTTAATTTCGTACTACAAAGTGGTTTTGAACAGGCCTACAATTATTTCAACACAGTACTTATTTCAAATCAAATTCAACTCCACGGTTTCCATATAGCGGTTCACTTCACAAAGGTGGAAAATAAATTCTATTGGATTTTACGAACCATTTAAATATGCAATGGTAACAGATGAAGGCTTTTCGTGAGCAATAGTAGGAGAGAGAGAGGGCAAAGTGAACAGATTCATTTCGAGAAGTCCTTCCATGTAGACTCGGTCCAATGAGTGAGAAACGCGAATCGCCGGTTTTAATAGATTCACCGGAAATTACGCTGAATATTATGCATTCTATGATAAATAATCTATTTGACTAGTGCGGTACTCAATATCAATACTTTCCGCTCATCGCTTCCAATATCGATACGGATATGCTAGCCGGTTCCGGGGCTTACAGCAGCCAGCGCTCATCGAGTGATTTTAATTAATACACGCATTTTTAACCAGAGAAGAGACGGAATACAAATATATTATATCTAGTATTGATTGAACTGCTAGCTAACATTTTCTGccggtttgtttgaagtgtaATTGCGTTTGAAAACGATAGTGACAGGGCTATCAATTACTCGGTTGATTGAATTACTCGGTTCCAACTAGTTGAACTAAAATGCTAGTCCTATTGAATAGGCGCAAAACAAATCAGGTCTGAGGGCAAGGTTGATGCTTTGTACACCTTATTTTAagactaaatttttttttgttgtcttcaatattcaattttgtcgattagttagcgattcaatttgattttgattttgttgtcttcaatattcaattttgtcgattagttAGCAACTATTCAAAATAGTTGAATGGAATTTTATACTCAGATTTAGTAATGACGTGCCATTTTTATTATACATAGATATCTACCCTCGTTTACACAACGATTTTAACGCTGTTCAAACAATCTGCGACAGATGGTCTCGTTATTTTGATTGTatggaagaaagaaaaaaaaacatttgaataaataaattgaagGTATTGCAAGTACAAAGGAAGGATGAAGGTTATTTATGCTTATAAATACTTTCAAGATTTTTCCATCTACACACTTGTACCCATGTATGTGGAATAGGTAAATAATAACTGATAAATCGTAGCTATGGGAAGTCCCAAAAAAGTCTGGAACCTGTATCTGAAGAGTATTATTGTACTAAAGTGAAACTGATTAAAGGACGCATTTTCACTACGTGCAGCTCAGTCGATTACACGAAGTCATGAAGATAGCATTGATCGTCTTAGGGATCGTGGCGCTTTGCCAATTGGTAGCCTCTCGTGAGGCCACCAGCAAAGGTAAGATTTTACTGTTCGTATTCTATGAACACATTCTATAGATTTACTTTTCAGCCGAATGTCTCGCCAAGGAGTTCTTCCAAAAGTGTGGTCCATGTTGCGAGGATACGTGTTCTACTAAGTGCACTGTCAGGTGCATGACCTGCGTTCCCGGATGCTTCTGCCGGCCCGGATATACACGCAGTGCCCCGTTCGGAGCTTGCATCAAATGGCGCAAATGTGGCAAGTGAAGTGCTTTGTACTGACATCACTGATTTCGTTAGAGTTGGGTGGTAATAAATGATTCGATGAGTGGGATTTCTTAGTTGTGACTTATTAATTAAACAGCGTGGCAGCTTAGTGCGTTGTATAATAGGATTAAAAACATTATGTATGAACTGAGTGCGGCACCCGTTTGTAGGACAAGCTAAActattgtgaattttctaacAGAGCGCAGCAATGGCATTTCAATCGATTCCGACTGAGTATGAAATGCAGCACTTGGCTTTTACAGCATCCGCTCGATTTCCGAGCCAATAATAATGGAACCATAGCGATGAGGTTTTCCATTCCGAAGATGATTGGTAAACGCATAGATTGCACATTGAAATTCTCCACTGTCTGGCAATGCGGATTCTATTCCCCCTTTCTCCACTGATTATGCGTAATACGGTGCTAAGATGAGCAACATTACCCATCGAGCAATCTGCTGTGCAGTGCAGTGCAGTAGTGGGTAGTGGATGAACAAATCCATTTCGCTACCGGTCGGGGCTGGAAAGTGATTGGTCATGAATTCTTGATCTGCGTTGAGATGCAGTGCAGTTCACTTGTCGGTTGTGTTAGTATTCACAGAATTTAATTAGTTTGGCATGGCGTTGATTGTTGTTCATCCGCTGGGGGGTaataatgcatttttgcacGGAGTTAATGCATAGTCGTGCGCAGGATTTGCATGTGAGAGcttgttataaaaaaattctctagttgataaataaaattgatttttcgtgATACTTTACGGATTGATTGGAAAAATTAACCTTCATCCTACCCTAGTGTgaaaaacca from Wyeomyia smithii strain HCP4-BCI-WySm-NY-G18 chromosome 3, ASM2978416v1, whole genome shotgun sequence encodes the following:
- the LOC129729239 gene encoding chymotrypsin-elastase inhibitor ixodidin-like; this translates as MKIALIVLGIVALCQLVASREATSKAECLAKEFFQKCGPCCEDTCSTKCTVRCMTCVPGCFCRPGYTRSAPFGACIKWRKCGK